The DNA region aataacttagttttaaatatttaatatatgaatcatattttaagaaattttttattgataataaaattttataattattaatttaattttaattattttcagtttcaaaagaaattgctttttaagataatttatgtttttcatttgttttactGGTGATAAACAATAATCTTATTAGTAGAAAAAATGtttagatgatgatgaagaatatcataaaaaaaagcttaaatactttttttttcttgtaatttaatgttttttatttttgtccttataaatttttttccgttttaatttttacaaaatgtgttttgttttatttttttatctttaaagtaATTTAGATAGCCGTCTTGAACAATAACAAAGTGTTATCTTCAACATTCTAAAGACgaagaataaaacaaacataatttatagaaattaaagtgattttgttttaagaatgaaaaataaaaaaactattaaattaaaaggacaaaaactatatttaaacctaaaaaaaattgacaaaaaatgtgctatatttttttatactatccaaatttaatcatttgcaaaaatatttttttattcaactttACTTATTTCACGATTGAACTTTGGATTAGTcagaatttctttttcttactgAATCAATCAGAGGattaacacaacaaaaaatatcattttcaataatattaagtatctatttttttatgaaatttatattatagAATATTTATATACAAGAGAACCTTAACTATTGTTTCATCCAAGCTCATAAAATGTTAGGATCTATCctgaataaaatacaaatacgaataaaagaataatagcAAAATGTCATTaaagcaataattaaaaaataaaactaatttttttataaagaaatattGTCTACTTACTCTTGCAATGATTTTTAATCCACCTTTAATGTATTTTTCAGTAGGTTTTTTATTAACCATTTAATCGTTATGTTTAGAACACAAGAATATTTGTTAGCAACattgttttattattgttattattattatttgattataggtattttaaaaatgttatgttAAATatcataatgaaaataaattaataatatttttagaaaaaatattttattttgtttaattagtaTCTTAAAGACATTTGGgagtatttgttttttaacttCCATATACGAACAATGTGAGTATAAAGTCGTGGGAAGGTACAGCCCGAACAACAAAATCGCTCACTCTGTCTCTCTTGATTTTGATATCcttaattgtcatttttttaattttcattacgTGTGAATcatgaattttgaattaattaatggtaaaattagtaattaatttgGGTATGATGCAAAACGTTCTGGAGCTATATGCTATCAGGTGTTTTCTTAAACGTCAAAGAAAGAATTTGActcgtgttattttttttaaaccataAAACTACTAATTAGTGATTTAGTGTCATACACCGGTCAGTGTTAACGAGGCAATTATAAAGCAGCTCGCGTTTACTTAGAcgctttaaattgttttttctaaTATCTTTTCGTTTGCTCTTTTCGTTCTTTTGTGAAATTAATCTATCATCTAGTGAACGAAACGTCATGATCGACCAACATTTCCCCTTTGTTTAGACATGGATTAAAATAGCacataatattttaagattaaataaGAGCAATtgattaaattctaaaaaactTTTTCTCTCCTTATATTCTTGCCTTGTATCCAAACATAGGAGTAATAGTTATTATTAGTTCCACTAATAATACATTGGTGTTTGGAGTTTAACAAAACTAGTAGTAAAGTTAATTGAAAACTgacaaattaacttattaaattataagtaagcAGAAAAATTAACTAGTAGTAAAGTTAATTGGAAGTAagcattaaattataagtatttgataaaattagttattaaaatagttaaaaagtataaaatgattgaaaaataataaaattatgatttatttaaaaatgataaaaaaaatttaaaaaatatattaaggataaaaagaagaaaatataaaaagttaaaaattagtatttataaaaatactattttaagtagtatttcaaaaaaatgttagaagcTACCgagaaattactaaaaaaacttatttattaaataatcaaataatttttttaactaataaaaaaagttaaaatttaactaaaatgtTTTGCCCATCATAATCTTTGTATCATTGTAagtaattttaatgtttataagataattaagaatacaaaacatttttggaaaaaaaatattttgatttaatcaaaagaaaaaaaaataaaattaattacatctAAACTAGCACATCTTAACAAATGactttttttaagatattaagtTTGCTTTTCAACTTATACTGTGAGATTTCTTATTACTTTtggtatttaattattaaattgatttaatgaATATTCGTAGATTCATCAACTAACAAAAAGTCATAGAATTTGATTTAATGGTAAAATGGTCacttcatttgattttttattataaaaaatcatacaagaaataatgaaatttttttttattatttccactatttcatttataaattactgaaaataaaaaaataaaaataagaataaggtGATATTtctatagttaaaaataaaaataaaagataaattttcaaGCCAATCATTCGTAAGTCTTGCAAACATATGGCACACCTATAATTAATATCCTTGGAAGTTTGCATTGCatacataaaaaatgatatttgcgAGTAGAAGTGTCCACCCGGTTAAATTAATAACCTTTTGGTTTCATTTTCTTGTGGCGTATGCACCTGCGTATTCTATATGGCAAAAGGTTAAACCAAAGTCAAATATCCCTCTGTACGTTTGTTTTATCTCTCTTCTTTTAACAAAAATGAAGTGGAAGAATATCATTAGTCTTATTTTTAAGACttggttaattaattatttttcacgttaatgtaaaagaattatatatatatgaatagaCATGAGCAAGAAGATACTAATACATGCAGATTCcacatcatattttaatttagtttcaGTCTACATCAAATGAAATATTTcgtcattaaaataataatgtaattgaGTATGAAGCTAGCATAAAAGGGAGGACTGAGGAGGGAGTGCTCATGGTTAAAGCATACTACAATACAATACGTTGGGATTATAAGATCTTAATTAgggtttgttgttgttggagatgGCGACCAAGTTTTTAGCTTTAGCTTGTTTACGTAACAATGAGGGGTCGGGGTACCTATCGCCACGACCTCACTACCCGTCGATGCCGAAATATCCAAAGGGAGTGAcagaagaagaaggaagcaGTAACATATCGTCCAAGGCACTTTTCTCCGTCGTCGGAATGACTTGCTCCGCCTGTGCTGCCTCCGTCGAGAAAGCCGTCAAGCGTCTTCCCGGAATTCGCCAAGCCGTCGTTGATGTTCTCAACAACCGTGCCCAAGTCCTCTTCTATCCATCCTTTGTTAACGTAAGTTATATACTATTAGCAAGCCTAATCATATGGTACTAGCTATTTATTATcttgttattatattatcaatttttcttttcctttttccgaGCACCCTTGCATACTACGCCTATGTTTCAGGCCCCTTCTTTAATGTTGGTTTGTCAAGTCAAATGttatattgataaaatataacaaCTATTAGATCAAACGTTTGTCATTAGAACAAAAGTTATATTGATTTACGGATTGATAATAAGTCTATCAACTCCTTGGAATCGATCTTGCTTATCAAAGAAAGTCAACAGTCTCCCAGAATATCACTAGAGTGATTTCAACTCATGACCCTCTTACACCGTCGGTTGAGTTAAGTACCTAGCTAAGAGAATAACTTTATTCCTTTAACTAAGAATTATCATATATCCACGTTTAACTTAATGGACTACACTCATTGTAGGCACCATGAGACGATGTTGACCAAATATAATCCAACAATAAAGATGTAAGATAATTTTATAGATTTacttagtgatttttttatagaGTTGCACTCTTAAAAAtgaatcttgtttttttagatttaaatataatccTTAATTTTTTCTCATTAATTCATGCTATCTGATTTTTTGGAACGGAACCCTATATTTCGAATGATAATGTATGGACATGCCATTTGACATcaccaaagagaaagaaaggggAAAAAGTGTAGATATAAcgagtaataaaataaaagagagaaataacgTGTTAAGTGTGTGTAAAAATAGGTTGTTCACATATCATTCGTAGATTAGTGACATTTGTCGCATGAATCCTGAGCTTTCTTacgaaaatagtttttttttttaaaattatttttctatctaGATTGGTCAAGAAACATATTATCAGTATGGGTAATTCTCGTCATGTCGGCAATGGGAGGTGCCATTTTGGACTGCATGATTTTACTCTGATTTTCCTATCAACAGGATGTTTTGAAACTCAATTTTATCCGCTTAGATGCGTTATTTTTACATGAAATGATGAATGATTCCATTAGTTTTCATGTTGGTCTATCTAATGGTAGTATTCGCGTGCCTCAAATCACACTAAAAATCAAGTAAAACAAGcctcaaaaactgaaaaaaaaaatgtattatagaaaataattttttttcctatcagCAGTGTGTTTTGAAGCTCAATTTTGTCTGTTTAGATGCGTTATTTTTGCATGAaatcatatttatttcattaattttcatGTCGGTTTACTAATGGTAGCATTCATGCGCCTCAAATCACACTAAAAATCAAAGTAAAACAAGCctcaaaaacgaaaaaaaaaatcacgcaGAAGGATGCAGTCCAAAGTAACGCCACCAATTTAGACAAACCACCTGAAAAGGTGACAAACATCAAAGTGACACCTCCCAGGTGACAAAGCATTGAATGGCGCCTCTCATTGCCAACGTGACAAGAATCACCCATATTGGTTATATGTTTCTTGAACAACCAGATaggaaaatagtttttttaaaaaagcctTGAATCCTGTGTTACACTTGTTGTCACCTTGTAtggcttctttttatttttaactgacAGACGGTGAGCTTCGTTGCGAACTCATGCATGTTAATTTGGTAGAACTTACAAGAATAATTCAGTGATTTGTAGTTGTACACTTGTACTGTTAGCTTTCTTTCACATTTGTTCTGGATGTGTCGATGACATTAATTCTTTCTTAGGAAGAGACCATTCGAGAGGTCATTGAAGATGCTGGATTCCAAGCCACATTCATCAGAGATGATAACGAGACATCTGTTCAGATATGCCGCATACGTATCCAAGGCATGACATGCACGTCGTGTTCCTCCACCGTCGAATCCGCTCTACAATCAATCCAAGGAGTGGTGAAAGCCCAAGTGGCTCTTGCAACTGAGGAAGCTGAAGTTCACTACACTCCAAACGTTGTTACCTACAACCAAATCTTGGAAGCTGTTGAAGACACGGGCTTTCAGGCCACGCTTATAAGCACAGGCGAAGACATGAGCAGAATAGACCTTCAAGTTGAAGGCATAAGAACTGGTCGTTCCATGAGACTCATTGAAAATTCTCTTCAGGCCCTCCCTGGGGTCCAAGGTGTAGAAACACACCCTGAGTTCAACAAAGTGTCTCTTTCTTATAAACCAGACTTGACAGGACCTAGAAATTTCATCAATGTGATTGAAGAAACGGGATCTAGGCGTTTCAAGGCGAAGATTTTCCCTGAAGAAGGAGGAAGAAGGAATAGTCATAGGAGGGAGGAAATCAGGCAATACTATAGATCTTTCTTGTGGAGTTTGGTGTTTACTATTCCTGTGTTTCTAACCTCTATGGTGCTTATGTATATCCCTGGAATTAAGCATGGAGTAGATGCTAAAGTTGTGAACATGCTTACAGTGGGGGAGATTATAAGATGGGTGCTTGCTACACCAGTGCAGTTCATTATAGGGAAGAGGTTTTATTCTGGTGCTTACAAAGCATTACGCCTTGGCTCTCCCAACATGGATGTTTTGATTGCCTTGGGGACAAACGCAGCATACTTTTACTCAGTGTATTCTGTGCTGAGAGCTGCTACATCGCAGGGTTTCAAGGGGACTGATTTCTTTGAGACTAGTGCTATGCTTATTTCGTTTATTTTGCTAGGGAAGTACCTTGAGGTTTTGGCCAAGGGCAAGACGTCCAATGCAATTGCCAAGCTCATGAACTTGACACCTGACACTGCTATACTGTTGACCCTGGACAGTGAAGGAAATGTTGTTGGTGAAGAGGAAATTGATAGCAGGCTGATTCAGAAGAATGATGTGATTAAAGTTATTCCTGGTGCAAAGGTGGCTGCGGATGGATTTGTTATTTGGGGTCAGAGCCACGTGAATGAGAGCATGATTACAGGTGAGGCACGTCCTGTGGCTAAGAGGAAAGGTGAAACTGTTATTGGAGGAACTGTGAATGAGAATGGAGTGTTGCATGTTAAGGCTACCTGGGTTGGATCAGAGAGTGCTCTTTCTCAGATTGTTAGACTTGTTGAGTCAGCACAGATGGCCAAGGCTCCTGTGCAGAAGTTTGCTGACCGCATTTCTAAATACTTTGTGCCTCTGGTAGTTAATTATATAACATacgctttttaaaattttttttttatttgattcatgtcttcaagacattttttttaattgaatccttatgtttatatatatagtactTACTTTGAAGGGTTTTCTTTGTGCAGGTTATTTTAATCTCATTTTCAACTTGGCTTGCATGGTTTTTAGCTGGAAGATTTCATGCTTACCCCAAGTCTTGGATACCATCTTCCATGGATAGCTTTCAGCTTGCTTTGCAGTTTGGGATTTCTGTCATGGTCATAGCTTGTCCATGTGCTTTAGGTTTAGCAACGCCAACTGCTGTTATGGTTGGCACTGGAGTAGGTGCATCTCAGGGAATACTTATCAAAGGAGGTCAAGCATTAGAAAATGCACATAAGGTCAGCATTTGACAACTAACATATATAGCTCCTTAAATTCAGGATTTGCTTTGTAAATGTTGGTGAAACTAACATGGACTAGCTTAGCTTGTCATAGGCACACAACTTACCTTTTGTGCTTATGAAAGAAAAGTTGTATGTATATACACACACAACATTTGAATCTGTTTATGGTGGTTTGTCTTGTAGGTGAACTGTGTTGTATTTGACAAAACAGGTACTCTCACAATCGGGAAGCCTGTGGTAGTAAATACAAAGTTGTTGACAAATATGGTACTCCGGGAATTCTATGAACTTGTGGCTGCAGCTGAGGTAGGCATTCTATTATTGAGTTTCACATGCTTATCAAGTTATTCATGAATAATTGTGAATAACTTTCGTTGTATAATTGGCTATGTCAGGTGAATAGTGAACATCCACTGGCTAAGGCCATAGTTGAGTATGCCAAAAAACTGAGAGATGATGAGAACCCCATTTGGCCAGAGGCACGGGATTTTGTGTCCATTGCTGGACATGGAGTTAAGGCCATGGTTAGAAACAAGGAAATACTTGTGGGTAACAAGAGCTTGATGGAAGACCACAATGTTGCACTTCCCATCGATGCTGAAGAGATGCTTGCAGAAGCAGAAGCAATGGCTCAAACTGGAATTATAGTGTCTATTAATAGGGAAGTAGTTGGGGTTTTAGCAGTATCTGATCCATTGAAACCAGCTGCACAAGAAGTCATTTCCATTCTCAAGTCTATGAAAATTAGGAGCATCATGGTGACTGGGGACAATTGGGGAACTGCCAATTCTATAGCAAGGGAAGTTGGAATTGAAACAGTTATTGCTGAGGCCAAACCAGATCAGAAAGCAGAGAAAGTGAAGGACTTGCAGGtacattatttaaaattgtGGTTCTAAAATTGTAGATAATACTTTAAGCAACGTGTCGTTCAATCTTCATCCAATAGTAAGCGAAATTCTGATTAGATGTCTAATATTTTACACTGAAagtgtatataaattaaactcataCTTAATCCTACATCTCTAACATATATTACCTGTGGTTAACATATTGAGTACCCTTTTTTTGTTAGGCTTCTGGGTACAGGGTGGCTATGGTGGGGGATGGTATCAATGACTCGCCAGCACTTGTGGCAGCAGATGTAGGAATGGCAATTGGTGCTGGTACAGACATTGCTATTGAGGCTGCTGATATTGTCCTAATGAAGAGCAACTTGGAGGATGTCATAACTGCCATTGATCTTTCCAGAAAAACGTTTTCTCGTATCCGCCTCAACTACATATGGGCTTTGGGCTATAATCTACTTGGCATTCCAATTGCTGCTGGAGCTCTTTTTCCTTCTACACGATTTCGGTTGCCACCATGGATTGCTGGGGCTGCCATGGCTGCATCTTCTGTCAGTGTTGTATGCTGCTCTCTAATGTTGAAGTATTATAGGAGACCAAAGAAGCTGGACAACCTTGAGATACGGGGCATAAGCATTGAGTGATGTGAAATATGGTGCAGAAGAATTCAGGGTGGGGCTTGTGTTTGCTATTGTGTGTTACTGTTAGTGTTAGTGTTACTAGTAGGTGGTCACTTGTTCTCTCTAATGTTGAAGTATTATAGGAGACCCAAGAAGCTGGACAACCTTGAGATACGGGGCATAAGCATTGAGTGATGTGAAATATGGTGCAGAAGAATTCAGGGTGGGGCTTGTGTTTGCTATTGTGTGTTACTGTTAGTGTTAGTGTTACTAGTAGGTGGTCACTTGTTCAGTTGTCTGTTactatttatatatatcaataacTTGGACATTTGTCACTTGACAGATGACCATTAAGTTGTCAATATTGCTTGCATGATTATGTTTTCCATGTAAAAAATTCTCTGATGTTGGAATAATGTACAAATGGAAATCCTTCAAGTCGTATGTTTTACCCTCAAGTAATGATATTTGCACCCGCAAAATTTACAGGAATCAATGTGGTGTATTTCAGCATGTAATGATGATATTATAATGTAAATAGGTATGATGGTAGTGTTATTTTAAGAGGAACAGAACCACGTTAAGTCGTATGGATACCAAAACGATGCAAGAATTTTGATGTGTAAATATGCATCAGTTTCAGGTGTTCTTCAACACTACGTCCCCATCTCAATTTGCCACATGCAAAGATATATCATTTCAAATATTTAGACTTAATTCAATGTTTGACACAGACAAAttagtagttttttttcttctttaaatgtGAATAATAGATCACCTCCAAGTACAAAGCACCAACACCATTTACAAAATGAACATACACAATTGTTGGCCCATTTGGTTGAGAAAAGATAGAAGCAGGATATGCAGTTGCCATGTACAGCAACATTACTTCACTGTCAAAATCTTCTTATGGGCGTGTGAATTACTCAACAATTGAGCATGGTGGTCTAGCATTTGTGTCTTTATAGGAAGATATAAAGCTATTAAAGCCAACAAAGCAAAGCCAGAAACCCAAGGCTCAAGCCTGATGAAAGAAAAGGCTATGACTATGATTATGTTGTCAGTCTAGCAGCAAAGATAAAGGCATAGCTTTCACATCTTTGAATGCCCCCCCATCTTGTTGCTAGGCTCAGTCCCAGTTTCAGCTACCCTTGAACGCTGCTGTTCAAATTTCTTTTTAGCTCTATAAAGGATATTATGCACTTCTTCAAAGTGAGGATTTGTTGCAGTTCTCGTATCCTCAATCCACTGAAGAACTTTCTTGTATGGTGATAATATACGACTGTGATCCTTCTCATCCAAAACCTAAGTTTATTCACagtttaattttacaaattcaTGTAAAAAGCAATTATATTACCAATCTCAATTCTAATTCAACTGAAAATTTCAAGACATTGAGCCAATTTGGATGAATGCAGCATCGATAATTATTAAGTCACATTTAGTTACCTCAAGTTGCATGAGTTCACAAACCATGCTGAGATATGCTATAGATGGCTGAGAGACACCAAGCAGGAAGTGTCCATCTCCATTGAGCCAAATATTCTCTAGTTTTGATAAAGAAGATAATAGAACTTTCTCAGCTTCAGCAGCTGCTTTTGGACTAAGTGGACGGCCAGTTGCCGGTCCTAGTACAGTATTTATTACATAGTTCGCTGTAAAAGGTGGTGTGCTTCTGCCGGTTAGTCA from Glycine soja cultivar W05 chromosome 8, ASM419377v2, whole genome shotgun sequence includes:
- the LOC114424346 gene encoding glutathione S-transferase T1-like isoform X2, translating into MMGKLKVYADQMSQPSRAVLIFCRFNGIDFEEIKVDISKRHHLSPEFREINPLQKVPAIVHGSFNLSERYPSNLFRRAKINSVMDWHHSNLQHGAANYVINTVLGPATGRPLSPKAAAEAEKVLLSSLSKLENIWLNGDGHFLLGVSQPSIAYLSMVCELMQLEVLDEKDHSRILSPYKKVLQWIEDTRTATNPHFEEVHNILYRAKKKFEQQRSRVAETGTEPSNKMGGHSKM
- the LOC114422959 gene encoding probable copper-transporting ATPase HMA5, encoding MATKFLALACLRNNEGSGYLSPRPHYPSMPKYPKGVTEEEGSSNISSKALFSVVGMTCSACAASVEKAVKRLPGIRQAVVDVLNNRAQVLFYPSFVNEETIREVIEDAGFQATFIRDDNETSVQICRIRIQGMTCTSCSSTVESALQSIQGVVKAQVALATEEAEVHYTPNVVTYNQILEAVEDTGFQATLISTGEDMSRIDLQVEGIRTGRSMRLIENSLQALPGVQGVETHPEFNKVSLSYKPDLTGPRNFINVIEETGSRRFKAKIFPEEGGRRNSHRREEIRQYYRSFLWSLVFTIPVFLTSMVLMYIPGIKHGVDAKVVNMLTVGEIIRWVLATPVQFIIGKRFYSGAYKALRLGSPNMDVLIALGTNAAYFYSVYSVLRAATSQGFKGTDFFETSAMLISFILLGKYLEVLAKGKTSNAIAKLMNLTPDTAILLTLDSEGNVVGEEEIDSRLIQKNDVIKVIPGAKVAADGFVIWGQSHVNESMITGEARPVAKRKGETVIGGTVNENGVLHVKATWVGSESALSQIVRLVESAQMAKAPVQKFADRISKYFVPLVILISFSTWLAWFLAGRFHAYPKSWIPSSMDSFQLALQFGISVMVIACPCALGLATPTAVMVGTGVGASQGILIKGGQALENAHKVNCVVFDKTGTLTIGKPVVVNTKLLTNMVLREFYELVAAAEVNSEHPLAKAIVEYAKKLRDDENPIWPEARDFVSIAGHGVKAMVRNKEILVGNKSLMEDHNVALPIDAEEMLAEAEAMAQTGIIVSINREVVGVLAVSDPLKPAAQEVISILKSMKIRSIMVTGDNWGTANSIAREVGIETVIAEAKPDQKAEKVKDLQASGYRVAMVGDGINDSPALVAADVGMAIGAGTDIAIEAADIVLMKSNLEDVITAIDLSRKTFSRIRLNYIWALGYNLLGIPIAAGALFPSTRFRLPPWIAGAAMAASSVSVVCCSLMLKYYRRPKKLDNLEIRGISIE
- the LOC114424346 gene encoding glutathione S-transferase T1-like isoform X1 produces the protein MMGKLKVYADQMSQPSRAVLIFCRFNGIDFEEIKVDISKRHHLSPEFREINPLQKVPAIVHGSFNLSESHAILVYLASAFPGIADHWYPSNLFRRAKINSVMDWHHSNLQHGAANYVINTVLGPATGRPLSPKAAAEAEKVLLSSLSKLENIWLNGDGHFLLGVSQPSIAYLSMVCELMQLEVLDEKDHSRILSPYKKVLQWIEDTRTATNPHFEEVHNILYRAKKKFEQQRSRVAETGTEPSNKMGGHSKM